The DNA region tattttatcacaatctagtagttacatttggaaatttagttctaggacatttggtttgagcgcaatcttcaaacttaattaaaaaaagtcatttaagccttttcacagtgagatctatgcgatatggccgagaaatgtaattttgatgttcactcccaaaccgctgcgcagaagtcaaccaaacttcacccaatagtgtattttatcacaatctagtagttacatttggaaatttagttctaggacatttgatttgagcgcaatcctcaaacttaggtcaaaaaagccatttaagccttttcacagtgagatctatgcgatatggccgagaaatgtaattttgatgttaactcccaaaccgctgcgcagaagtaaaccaaacttcacccaatagtgtattttatcataatctagtagttacatttggaaatttagttctaggacatttgatttgagcgcaatcctcaaacttaggtcaaaaaagccatttaagccttttcacagtgagatctatgcgatatggccgagaaatgtaattttgatgttaactcccaaaccgctgcgcagaagtcaaccaaacttcacccaatagtgtattttatcacaatctagtagttacatttggaaatttagttttaggacatttggtttgagcgcaatcttcaaacttaattaaaaaaagtcatttaagccttttcacagtgagatctatgcgatatggccgagaaatgtaattttgatgttcactcccaaaccgctgcgcagaagtcaaccaaacttcacccattagtgtattgtatcacaatctagtagttacatgtggaaatttggttctaggacatttgatttgagcgcaatcctcaaacttaggtcaaaaaagccatttaagccttttcacagtgagatctatgcgatatggccgagaaatgtaattttgatgttaactcccaaaccgctgcgcagaagtaaaccaaacttcacccaatagtgtattttatcataatctagtagttacatttggaaatttagttctaggacatttggtttgagcgcaatcttcaaacttaattaaaaaaagtcatttaagccttttcacagtgagatctatgcgatatggccgagaaatgtaattttgatgttaactcccaaaccgctgcgcagaagtcaaccaaacttcacccaatagtgtattttatcacaatctagtagttacatgtggaaatttagttctaggacatttgatttgagcgcaatcctcaaacttaggtcaaaaaagccatttaagccttttcacagtgagatctatgcgatatggccgagaaatgtaattttgatgttaactcccaaaccgctgcgcagaagtaaaccaaacttcacccaatagtgtattttatcataatctagtagttacatttgtaaatttagttctaggacatttggtttgagcgcaatcttcaaacttaattaaaaaaagtcatttaagccttttcacagtgagatctatgcgatatggccgagaaatgtaattttgatgttaactcccaaaccgctgcgcagaagtcaaccaaacttcacccaatagtgtattttatcacaatctagtagttacatttggaaatttagttctaggacatttgatttgagcgcaatcctcaaacttaggtcaaaaaagccatttaagccttttcacagtgagatctatgcgatatggccgagaaatgtaattttgatgttaactcccaaaccgctgcgcagaagtaaaccaaacttcacccaatagtgtattttatcataatctagtagttacatttagaaatttagttctaggacatttggtttgagcgcaatcttcaaacttaattaaaaaaagtcatttaagccttttcacagtgagatctatgcgatatggccgagaaatgtaattttgatgttaactcccaaaccgctgcgcagaagtaaaccaaacttcacccaatagtgtattttatcacaatctagtagttacatttggaaatttagttctaggacatttggtttgagcgcaatcttcaaacttaatttaaaaaagtcatttaagccttttcacagtgagatctatgcgatatggccgagaaatgtaattttgatgttaactcccaaaccgctgcgcagaagtcaaccaaacttcacccaatagtgtattttatcacaatctagtagttacatttggaaatttagttttaggacatttggtttgagcgcaatcttcaaacttaattaaaaaaagtcatttaagccttttcacagtgagatctatgcgatatggccgagaaatgtaattttgatgttaactcccaaaccgctgcgcagaagtcaaccaaacttcacccaatagtgtattttatcacaatctagtagttacatttggaaatttagttctaggacatttgatttgagcgcaatcttcaaacttaggtcaaaaaagccatttaagccttttcacagtgagatctatgcgatatggccgagaaatgtaattttgatgttaactcccaaaccgctgcgcagaagtaaaccaaacttcacccaatagtgtattttatcataatctagtagttacatttggaaatttagtttgaggacatttggtttgagcgcaatcttcaaacttaattaaaaaaagtcatttaagccttttcacagtgagatctatgcaatatggccgagaaatgtaattttgatgttaactcccaaaccgctgcgcagaagtcaaccaaacttcacccaatagtgtattttatcacaatctagtagttacatttggaaatttagttttaggacatttggtttgagcgcaatcttcaaacttaattaaaaaaagtcatttaagccttttcacagtgagatctatgcgatatggccgagaaatgtaattttgatgttcactcccaaaccgctgcgcagaagtcaaccaaacttcacccattagtgtattgtatcacaatctagtagttacatgtggaaatttggttctaggacatttgatttgagcgcaatcctcaaacttaggtcaaaaaagccatttaagccttttcacagtgagatctatgcgatatggccgagaaatgtaattttgatgttaactcccaaaccgctgcgcagaagtaaaccaaacttcacccaatagtgtattttatcataatctagtagttacatttggaaatttagttctaggacatttggtttgagcgcaatcttcaaacttaattaaaaaaagtcatttaagccttttcacagtgagatctatgcgatatggccgagaaatgtaattttgatgttaactcccaaaccgctgcgcagaagtaaaccaaacttcacccaatagtgtattttatcataatctagtagttacatttggaaatttagttctaggacatttggtttgagcgcaatcttcaaacttaattaaaaaaagtcatttaagccttttcacagtgagatctatgcgatatggccgagaaatgtaattttgatgttaactcccaaaccgctgcgcagaagtcaaccaaacttcacccaatagtgtattttatcacaatctagtagttacatttggaaatttagttctaggacatttgatttgagcgcaatcctcaaacttaggtcaaaaaagccatttaagccttttcacagtgagatctatgcaattcaattcaattcaattcaattcaattttatttgtatagccctcaatcacaacagaggtctcaaaggactttacagaggcaatatgatacacaattagaaatgaagcaacaaagatgaatagatacagttcaagtcctgggtatcccctatccttaagaccctccatgccggcaaggaaaaactccaaaaactccagagtcaattgggagaaaaatgagaaaccttggggagtaccacagtcaggagagatccactcccaggacggatagacaggaaccccagaacggctaatggaaattagcaagcgaaattatagtccgtaaaaatacagtggagtaaaggagcaagaagaggtccctctagtcagatgagacgggggtagcagcgaggacgtctatccagccaggggtccggacagtcaggaggctgcagctgaaaaatagcccctccccagaggggaggggggaaaggggacaccgggtgactagtgatgaagagactagacaactagatattaacattggaaaatagaaataaagtaagacaagtggtaggtagagtaagaaaaggagatagaactcagcggctgtactgccccccagcattatagcttctagtgcaacttaaactgtgagtctattccgacttcaactagcctaactataagctttgtcgaataggaacgtttttaatctaatcttaaatgtgcaaactgtctcggcttctttaatactagctggaagctgattccataaaacaggggcttggtggctaaaggctctagctccgacagtacttttatgaaccctgggaactaccagtagacctgcattctgagatcggagtgttctgttggggcggtatggaaccagagcatcggtgagataagatggccccaacccattaatggtcttaaatgtaagaaggagtattttaaatttaattctaaactcgactggaagccagtgaagtgcctggagcacaggggtgatgtgctctcttctattggttcctgttaaaagtcttgctgctgcgttttggactagctgaagaccttttagagagcttttaggacaagctgcaagtagggagttacagtaatccaatctcgatgtaacgaacgcgtgaattaatttttctgcatcgcttttagataaaatatttctaattttggcgatgttgcgcaggtgaaagaaagccgttctacaggtttgtttaatgtgtgctttaaacgataagtcagggtcaaataaaattcctaggtttttaactgtggcgctggaggctacacttacattgtccagagtgactatctgggcagataaagagtctctaacacttttcgagcctattataaggacttctgtcttttcagggttaagtagaagatagttagtgctcatccaggtatttatatctcggacgcaggcgcttagtttttctacttgcctgacctgctcaggtttaattgataaatacagttgtgtgtcgtcagcgtaacaatgaaagttaatgctatgttttctgatgatgttacctagaggaagcatatacagcgtaaacaagatgggcccgaggacagatccttgcggcacaccataactaactctagagtacgatgatgattgctggtttacattgacaaactggtacctattagataaatatgatttaaaccagcagagggctgctcctctaatgcctatgtcacattctaatctctgcaataagatattatggtcgattgtgtcaaaggctgcgctcaggtccagcagaaccaggatcgagactaatccaacgtcagcggcaagtaacaagtcattagttactttaactaatgcggtttcagtgctatgatgagctcgaaagccagactggaactgttcaaataaactattgtcctgtaggtgctgacagagctgtttaattaccactctttcaaggactttggagagaaatggtaagttagaaataggtctataattggccagaatatcaggatcaagagtaggttttttcaagagcggtttaataactgcatatttaaaggactgcggcacgtagccagtaactaatgaggtatttattatatttaagatagtgtcaatagttagaggcagggtctctttaaaaagtttggttgggattgggtcaaggaggcacgttgatggtttggaggacattataattgaagttacatcaatttggtctacagtggtaaagttatttaatattttagaggggtttataggagattccgaattctttgtctgcactttatcagacctaataattggaagtgattcatttattttatttctaatagttgcgattttattgttaaaaaattttaggaagtcatcacagctaagggtggttgggatataaggttctattgaggtgtgactgtttgtcagccttgctacagtgctgaacagaaacctaggattatttttgttttcctctattaaggatgagtaatatctggttttagccgtgcgcaaggcctgcttatatgtcactaagctgtgtttccaagcagagagggtgtgctctgtgttggaacggcgccaaagtctttctaatttacgtgtcgattgtttaagagagcgtgtttcagcattataccagggagatgctcgtctcggcttgacaaactttaatttggagggagCGACGACATCTAGGGTGGTACGAAACGTAAACAGAAcacgatcaacaaactcgtcattaacagcaaggccggacatcactccttcataattagatgacatggaggcaaatataggctgaattatctgtttatactctgaaacagagtgatcacctaatgtccttttcatctgagttctaaTCACTGGTGGtggattatcttgaagcacaaaccgaaaggtaattagaaaatgatcagacagtacagggttgtggggatggacactaagatcactaatctcagtaccgtaggttaaaatcaagtccagggtgtgcttgtgactatgagttggtttatttacattttgaatgaagccagtcccatctagtaggtcattaaaggccttaccaagggagtcaccttcatcgtcaacatgtatattaaaatcccctacaattataattctatcccagcttagcaaaatactagataaaaagtcagagaaatctaacaaaaactgtgagtagggaccagggggacggtaaaccactatgaacagaactggtttttggttcttccagttagcgtctataattgatagtgctagactttcaaaggagttataaatgtaattagctttactttttgggctcatacctaaacaagagtgtgatattactgccaccccccctccacggcccgtgcttctagctgtgtgaaaattcacgtgacttgggggtgtggattcattaagtctaacaaagtcatcctgctgaagccaagtttcagtcagggccaaaatatgaatattgtaatccccaattaagtcattaactaacagagatttgggcgagattgacctgatgtttaataatccgcatcttatatatttattaagagctaatttattttcactgctatcaggggctatatgtattaaattctttggtctcgttcctatagtactcggttttcccctgttcactatacgaggcacggacacagtctctatcttctgtcctgaattttggatttgtgacagctcggaaagaggcgagtggtcactactaacagtgttatgttttacactacaacactgcgcccgggcccccactctcaagtgtcactttgggagacttagtttggcggccaaatttcgagttaagagagcagcaccgtcccaagtcggatgaatgccgtctcggcgcatgagcccgggcttgccccaaaacgcgtgccagttatcaacaaagactatatcgttttctgggcaccatctagacaaccagcggttaaatgatgagaatctagagtacatctcatcattgaccaaattaggcagaggaccagagaaaactacggtgtccgccatcgacttagcaagttcacacaccgAGGCTACGTTTAATTTAAGCACCTCAGACTGTCTCCGCCGGGCGTCGTTACCGCCTGCGTGAATCACGATACGGCGGAACCTCTTCCTACTCTGCTTTAAGAGTCTGAGGTTTCCTTCGATGTCACCGACTCTGGCCCCTGGGTAACACCTGACAGACACCGCCGGGTGCTTCACGTCTCTAACTATGGAGCTTCCAATTACGAGAGTGTCTGGTTCAGCCGGTGTGTCGCTGAGGGGGGCAAACCTATTGCTGACGTGAAGCTGCTGGTGCACTAAGGTTGTGCGTTTACCACTGCGCTTCCCCCGTACAGTCACAAATCCCTCCTTAATTTCCCCCGGCTGCACGGGGCTCGCTGGGGGGCTAACTGCGCTAGCAATCCTACTACTGCAAGCACGACCTGCCACTACCTGGCTATAGCTAGGACTAGCTTTCGTCTCTAGAGTGCAGAGCCGTGCTTCTAGCTCAGAAACCCTGGTCTCCAACCCTGAGACTAAGCTACACTTCCTACAGCTACTACTGTCCTCGACGAAGGAGCCAGGGTGCTCGCTATACATACAGCACACTGAGCAGAAAAGACGGGAGGACGAAGGCAGAGGGCTAGCCATAGCTCGGATAAGCTAGGCTAGCAAGATAGAGCTAAAGAGGAGAGGAGAGTAGTTTTAATCCACGATCTGTCCGATCgtggaataaaacaaaataaggaGCACTAGGAGAGCCGAACTAGCCTAGGATCGATTCTCCGATGTGTCCGttggataaaacaaattgaGGAGCACTAGGAGATTAGCGACTAGTAGCAGCGCTAACAAACAAACGATACACTCACCGGATGTGACGTCACAGGAAACAACTCCTAGcaatatgcaatatggccgagaaatgtaattttgatgttaactcccaaaccgctgcgcagaagtaaaccaaacttcacccaatagtgtattttatcataatctagtagttacatttggaaatttagttctaggacatttggtttgagcgcaatcttcaaacttaattaaaaaaagtcatttaagccttttcacagtgagatctatgcgatatggccgagaaatgtaattttgatgttaactcccaaaccgctgcgcagaagtcaaccaaacttcacccaatagtgtattgtatcacaatctagtagttacatttggaaatttagttttaggacatttggtttgagcgcaatcttcaaacttaattaaaaaaagtcatttaagccttttcacagtgagatctatgcgatatggccgagaaatgtaattttgatgttaactcccaaaccgctgcgcagaagtaaaccaaacttcacccaatagtgtattgtatcacaatctagtagttacatgtagaaatttggttctaggacatttgatttgagcgcaatcctcaaacttaggtcaaaaaagccatttaagccttttcacagtgagatctatgcgatatggccgagaaatgtaattttgatgttaactcccaaaccgctgcgcagaagtaaaccaaacttcacccaatagtgtattttatcataatctagtagttacatttggaaatttagttctaggacatttggtttgagcgcaatcttcaaacttaattaaaaaaagtcatttaagccttttcacagtgagatctatgcgatatggccgagaaatgtaattttgatgttaactcccaaaccgctgcgcagaagtcaaccaaacttcacccaatagtgtattttatcacaatctagtagttacttttggaaatttagttctagcacatttgatttgagcgcaatcctcaaacttaggtcaaaaaagccatttaagccttttcacagtgagatctatgcgatatggccgagaaatgtaattttgatgttaactcccaaaccgctgcgcagaagtcaaccaaacttcaccaaatagtgtattttatcataatctagtagttacatttggaaatttggttctaggacatttggtttgagcgcaatcttcaaacttaattaaaaaaagtcatttaagccttttcacagtgagatctatgcgatatggccgagaaatgtaattttgatgttaactctcaaaccgctgcgcagaagtcaaccaaacttcacccaatagtgtattttatcacaatctagtagttacatttggaaatttagttttaggacatttggtttgagcgcaatcttcaaacttaattaaaaaaagtcatttaagccttttcacagtgagatctatgcgatatggccgagaaatgtaattttgatgttaactcccaaaccgctgcgcagaagtcaaccaaacttcacccaatagtgtattgtatcacaatctagtagttacatgtggaaatttggttctaggacatttgatttgagcgcaattctcaaacttaggtcaaaaaagccatttaagccttttcacagtgagatctatgcgatatggccgagaaatgtaattttgatgttaactcccaaaccgctgcgcagaagtaaaccaaacttcacccaatagtgtattttatcataatctagtagttacatttggaaatttagttctaggacatttggtttgagcgcaatcttcaaacttaattaaaaaaagtcatgtaagccttttcacagtgagatctatgcgatatggccgagaaatgtaattttgatgttaactcccaaaccgctgcgcagaagtcaaccaaacttcacccaatagtatattttatcacaatctagtagttacatttggaaatttagttcaaggacatttgatttgagcgcaatcctcaaacttaggtcaaaaaagccatttaagccttttcacagtgagatctatgcgatatggccgagaaatgtaattttgatgttcactcccaaaccgctgcgcagaagtcaaccaaacttcacccaatagtgtattgtatcacaatctagtagttacatttgaaaattttgttctaggacattttgtttgaacgcaatcatcaaacttaattaaaaaagtcatttaagccttttcacagtgagatctatgcgatatggccgagaaatgtaattttgatgttaactcccaaaccgctgcgcagaagtcaaccaaacttcaaccattagtgtattgtatcacaatctggtagttacatgtggaaatttggttctaggacatttgatttgagcgcaatcctcaaacttaggtcaaaaaagccatttaagccttttcacagtgagatctatgcgatatggccgagaaatgtaattttgatgttaactcccaaaccgctgcgcagaagtcaaccaaacttcacccaatagtgtattgtatcacaatctagtagttacatttgaaaattttgttctaggacattttgtttgaacgcaatcatcaaacttaattaaaaaagtcatttaagccttttcacagtgagatctatgcgatatggccgagaaatgtaattttgatgttaactcccaaaccgctgcgcagaagtcaaccaaacttcacccattagtgtattgtatcacaatctagtagttacatgtggaaatttggttattggacatttgatttgagcgcaatcctcaaacttaggtcaaaaaagccatttaagccttttcacagtgagatctatgcgatatggccgagaaatgtaattttgatgttaactcccaaaccgctgcgcagaagtcaaccaaacttcacctattagtgtattgtatcacaatctagtagttacatgtggaaatttggttctaggacatttgatttgagcgcaatcctcaaacttaggtcaaaaaagccatttaagccttttcacagtgagatctatgcgatatggccgagaaatgtaattttgatgttaactcccaaaccgctgcgcagaagtcaaccaaacttcacccaatagtgtattgtatcacattctagtagttacatttgaaaatttcgttctaggacatttggtttgagcgcaattattaaacttaattaaaaaagtcatttaagccttttcacagtgagatctatgccaggggttttcaacccagtcctcaaggcacactgtgggtcctggtttttgttccagccgatccagcagagacagttgaaccaatgaggcttctgctaaaacaagccacacctgactgcaatcaactgattgcacttgtaaaacaccagattggggaaaaagtgttgtcatcttgtttggtaagaatgaaatcctgcacccacagtgtgccttagtggaataggttggggacccctgatctatgcgatatggccgagaaatgtaattttgatgttaactcccaaaccgctgcgcagaagtcaaccaaacttcacccattagtgtattgtatcacaatccagtagtttcatgtggaaatttggttctaggacatttgatttgagcgcaatcctcaaacttaggtcaaaaaagccatttaagccttttcacagtgagatctatgcgatatggccgagaaatgta from Corythoichthys intestinalis isolate RoL2023-P3 chromosome 21, ASM3026506v1, whole genome shotgun sequence includes:
- the LOC130910016 gene encoding uncharacterized protein LOC130910016; amino-acid sequence: MASPLPSSSRLFCSVCCMYSEHPGSFVEDSSSCRKCSLVSGLETRVSELEARLCTLETKASPSYSQVVAGRACSSRIASAVSPPASPVQPGEIKEGFVTVRGKRSGKRTTLVHQQLHVSNRFAPLSDTPAEPDTLVIGSSIVRDVKHPAVSVRCYPGARVGDIEGNLRLLKQSRKRFRRIVIHAGGNDARRRQSEVLKLNVASVCELAKSMADTVVFSGPLPNLVNDEMYSRFSSFNRWLSRWCPENDIVFVDNWHAFWGKPGLMRRDGIHPTWDGAALLTRNLAAKLSLPK